The DNA sequence TTACGTAGGACCATCGTCCGTTATGGGAGTCGCAGTTGCTGCCCATTACGGCGACCAGTTTGGTCTTGGTAGTCCTCAAGACGGCGTCCCAATGTCTGACTTTGTCGTTGGAAACATCATCAGGGATTCGTACTGTTCTTCCATAGGGAATCGGTACATCACTGTCCATTCGATAGGACATGGACCAATTGAATAGGCCGTTATAATCCGATAATCTCTGGCTGCCGTGCAGAAACGTATGAAAAGGCGACTCGTCCGTCAGGAAGATCCACCGTTGATTCACTCGGCTTCTCACCGGCAGCTCCGAAGGCCTCTTTATCAAGTGCAAATGAAACACCACGGCGTCCGCTCGGTGCAAATCTTTTTCGTCGTAGGTCAGCGTACAATTTCCCGTGGAACATTGATCCCACGGTGAAAATCTaaaacgtataattttttataaatctcgtTGATATTTTGTATGACTTACTCTTATAAATCGAtctaaatatgatatatataattctttcagCTCGCAAGGTTGAAGTCGATTTATCTTCTCGCAAATGACGAATTGCCCAGACAACGATCGCGGCTGGGCtgggataaaaaaagaaggataAGAATAAACTGCTAACTTGTTTTTCGTAAAATGCCTAATGTGCCTACGTTCCAGGAATGGGCCATGTTTCCAGATCAGAATCAAATAGCTTCTATCAGTATTGGATCGCGGTGGTGGAGTTTCTTCCGGCGCCAACAGCCATTTTCCGAGAAGAGACATATTGCCTATCTGATAGAAACACACGTATCACGATGCTGATTCAACGCTCTTTCAAATTTCATTTCCAATCGatcgattaaaaaagtaacgcGCAATATTCTACCTGTTCATCGGTAAAGCCTATTTCTAGAAGATATTTATCAAAGGACATCATCTTCGAAACGTTAGACTCTCTCGGAGCGTATGTTCCATCTTCTTCGTCTTTTTGTCTTACGGATATCTGCTTCCAAAATACAGAGTACTTTCTGTCAACGACGAGGAAACTCGAAAACAGCAACAGCACacagaaaattttacagatgAACAGGACGGACAAGAGCCGCGTGATGAATCGTGGAAACTTGCGCATAATGCTATCGTTCATTCTATACAAATAGAAATAGTTtgtagagaaattattaaccAAAGCATATTGAGGATCTTGAAGTTTTATTACATGCCAGATGGTGTGTTTCTTGTATGCGTTTCACCGATatcttatcaaaaaaattacgcgCTAAAACAGAATAAACGAAGCGATGCTATCTGACGATTCCGGTTTCGCGTATAAAATCTTCGTCAAACTTTCTtgttgtttgttttttttttttttttctttttaaataattatcttttttgtttttttttttttttcgttttaaataactatatatcttttatgaaaaggaaatgcaattttacaaGAAGAACAATTAAATCTAATCGAACAAGTCTTTTAGACTAACGCGTATTTGTAATGTTTATAAAGTTTTCTATTCCcaaaggtaaaaaaatttataaatattacaaataccTTAGTCTAAGGAATCACTAGACAAACTTTTCGAACTTTCTTCATCTCGcgtcttattttaattaatcattatttatatagattattttacataatgaaaaataaaataaaacgatgcacacacacacacacacacacacacacacacacacacacacacacacacacacacacacacaaagagagaattttgcAATGCCACgtgcagaaataaaatattgattgattaaaaaaagtgaTCACATCGCGGTAATCACGTTCGATGCACTGTTAAAAGACGGACGGATAGTTGTTGACGAAGCTCGCGGAGAGAAATGACGCGGATGATGAAGAAAGTTGCGGATGCACTCTCGCGCGTTGCAACAAGGATACACGTCGACACGCGACTGACCGTTGATCCCGATTGTCTTGGTTAGCCAAGCGTGACAGCAGTCCTCCAGGCTTAGACCGTCATTTGCCACTGTCCGGCTACTGTCCGGTTATTGTATCAGCTGGTAGACGTccgtaaatcttgaaatgtcaAACGTGCCTCTCTCGCACGCGCCGCTTGTCAATCGAAATTAAATGATCGATCTCATGTTTTTTGATTgtgaaactatatatataaagtaaacaaAAGTCTGAGAATGAATTTCAGCTCACTCTTTCAATCGATTGATTCTAAATaagcaaaatgtaaatttaaaaaatctatatttatttatataatatagagatatagatatatgttatacataattatattcaattaccTTTATATTCGAtgtgaatattttagaaaggCTTGGCTATTTTTCCCGCGATATCTCCTTCTCTTTTGCCACTTGAGTCTTATTATTTTGGATAATTATTTTcgcttatttaatatatctagaGACtcggaaaataaaaagtaaaaagttattacatatggaagttaattaattttatatatataaaatttttatacatacacgagaacgttataataattgtaacagAAAAAGTTAGGCTTCAGAACTCCACGTATATCTTGTTTTTGGAACACAATAGTGCGTGcctttgcatatatatatatatatatatatatatatatataattattattattattacgtgttTATCAGGCTATAAACAACGCGTGTAAATGTTTGCACCTTGTTCGCTATTTGATCggaatattatgtatattttttatagctgCTCGTTTGACGCAAGTGATAATCCATATGATACTATATATTCAATTgcgatatttacaattatttattacaactactaatttacaaagatattatcttatttttgtatctCTTTTCGCCGGTTTTGAATCTTCACCCTTTTccgaattttacttttttctcatcTTGTGTTATCAACAGAGAAATTCATCGATTTTGCTACGTAGTTCCAAACACAGGCACGATATTGCTAGAGTCGATAATGTAGGGActctgtaataatttaaagtttcacatgtatgtatgtatatggaAAATGGAAAGTGGAAAGAGATTGTGAAAGATCATTAAAAATTGGAATAGCGTGTACATGTCGGAATCTCTGagtatttataaacaatataactaTGATCTCTAAATATCTTTGGCTATCCCTGCTACTGGGAATCATGTATTTGTTTCATTTGCGCGACTTATTTAAAGAGCTCAAACAAATTCACTTGATGGATGGaatgtcaaatataattgACGCGATATATCTTAGATTAAACGAGAATTCTGACAAAGGGCAAAGGATATTTACCACGAATGAATTGAAACAATATACGAACCTGGAGAATGGTTTATATCTCTCGATATTAGGCCAAGTTTTTGATGTAACTAAAGGTGAAAAGCATTATGGATCTGGAGGAAATTATTACGCTTTCACTggtaactattttttttatattgaaaaatatattatatattagtcactgtgtatgtaaaaatatttgtttataggTCGCGATGCTTCCTTGGCATTTATTACTGGAGAATTTGACGAAGAAGGTTTAACGGACGACATATCTAGCTTGTCCGTGCAACAAGTTAAGGCACTGGACGATTGGCtgcaattttataatgcaaacTATATTTACAAAGGTACAATTACTTAAACTGCAACATCAGGGACATAAGAGCAGTTGATCCACttcacaataattttattctattaagaACCAAAAGAGAATCTCATGATATTTTATCAACCTATGCAGCAAGAATAAGAGGAAAGGTATCTTTTAGTTATTgtgcaaaaagaaagaatggtggattatgtttatatatatatatatatatatatatatatatatatatatataatcattgcATGAGGTGGATCAATTTGCACatacaaacttttttaaaatattttgtttgttcCTCAGGTAAATTATATGGCagatattataatcaaaatggCAGTCCAACTACAGAGTTTTATCAAGTACAAGAAAAACTACTAGTCGCTAGAAAGGAAAAGTCACTGGAAGAGAAACGGAAAAGAATGTTCCCACCCTGTAATATAGAATGGAAGCCAGAGATTGGTACTGTATTCTGGTGTACCAAAAGGAGGTAGAAATTTGTTTATGGAGATCATATATTAACAATCTTTTaacattaaagaaaaactaaagaaaaagtttttttttttcttaaagacaAGACTATGTGattcattttattgtatttaacaGTGGTGGCATTGACAGAGATTGGGTAGGAGTACCAAGAATGCTGTTTGAAACTGCAAGTACACAAAGCACATCTAGATGCGCCTGTGTCAGGTTGGATAGTATAGAATATGAAGAGAACAAAACTATGTTAAGAGAATACAATGGCTGtgcaaaatatgaaacaaaatgtgttttaaaaaCGACTAAATCTT is a window from the Anoplolepis gracilipes chromosome 17, ASM4749672v1, whole genome shotgun sequence genome containing:
- the LOC140674999 gene encoding alpha-(1,3)-fucosyltransferase 7 isoform X1 — encoded protein: MNDSIMRKFPRFITRLLSVLFICKIFCVLLLFSSFLVVDRKYSVFWKQISVRQKDEEDGTYAPRESNVSKMMSFDKYLLEIGFTDEQIGNMSLLGKWLLAPEETPPPRSNTDRSYLILIWKHGPFLERRHIRHFTKNKFSPWDQCSTGNCTLTYDEKDLHRADAVVFHLHLIKRPSELPVRSRVNQRWIFLTDESPFHTFLHGSQRLSDYNGLFNWSMSYRMDSDVPIPYGRTVRIPDDVSNDKVRHWDAVLRTTKTKLVAVMGSNCDSHNGRWSYVKMLKSLLGDDLDIFGRCLDGNRTICPGHFKRDCTALNAYKFYLSFENSNCREYLTEKVFWNAYNKFAVPIIMGASRYDCQRLLPPHSFLHVDDFTGVDALANYLRYLDQYDNHRYFKYHEWRDRYRVINEHGYFGSTSRHYCRICEALHYNSVAPKVYMRLEDFWSKKDCVQREFRYISANTLNYYYLFSQNN
- the LOC140674999 gene encoding alpha-(1,3)-fucosyltransferase 7 isoform X2, coding for MNDSIMRKFPRFITRLLSVLFICKIFCVLLLFSSFLVVDRKYSVFWKQISVRQKDEEDGTYAPRESNVSKMMSFDKYLLEIGFTDEQIGNMSLLGKWLLAPEETPPPRSNTDRSYLILIWKHGPFLERRHIRHFTKNKFSPWDQCSTGNCTLTYDEKDLHRADAVVFHLHLIKRPSELPVRSRVNQRWIFLTDESPFHTFLHGSQRLSDYNGLFNWSMSYRMDSDVPIPYGRTVRIPDDVSNDKVRHWDAVLRTTKTKLVAVMGSNCDSHNGRWSYVKMLKSLLGDDLDIFGRCLDGNRTICPGHFKRDCTALNAYKFYLSFENSNCREYLTEKVFWNAYNKFAVPIIMGASRYDCQRLLPPHSFLHVDDFTGVDALANYLRKILFLRQNFDEKHFPGNRDSRRGGDRPGLKMKRGCGATR
- the LOC140675003 gene encoding neuferricin, with the translated sequence MISKYLWLSLLLGIMYLFHLRDLFKELKQIHLMDGMSNIIDAIYLRLNENSDKGQRIFTTNELKQYTNLENGLYLSILGQVFDVTKGEKHYGSGGNYYAFTGRDASLAFITGEFDEEGLTDDISSLSVQQVKALDDWLQFYNANYIYKGKLYGRYYNQNGSPTTEFYQVQEKLLVARKEKSLEEKRKRMFPPCNIEWKPEIGTVFWCTKRSGGIDRDWVGVPRMLFETASTQSTSRCACVRLDSIEYEENKTMLREYNGCAKYETKCVLKTTKS